A genomic region of Eucalyptus grandis isolate ANBG69807.140 chromosome 5, ASM1654582v1, whole genome shotgun sequence contains the following coding sequences:
- the LOC108959486 gene encoding alcohol acyl transferase 1 allele GSa-like — protein sequence MASPPPSPSSLGLLAMKRHEPELISPAGATPHELKPLSDLDGQEWLRFVLPLLLFYPNSPSMEDQEDLARVVKGALAKALVYYYPLAGRIREGPDHKLVVDCTGEGILFVEADADVSLEELGDSMRPPCGFLDEVLCDVAGSGDIIGCPLLSVQVTRLRCGGFILGIRLNHTVSDIFGLKQFLEAAAELARGAHVPSRLPVWQREILNARDPPRVTCTHHEFEDIVIDTGSAATMSDPKNMAHRSFFFGPREVASIKKRLPHHLVSRSSTYELLTACLWKCRTIALEIKPDEVVRLSCVINARGLGMPRGYYGSTSVIAMVLSKAGHLCTSPLGYAVELVKKAKEMVSEEYVRSSIDASVIKGRPKHMTVRNYAVSNTTKVGFEEADFGWGTLVHGSVASAFPWISSYVK from the exons ATGGCTTCACCACcaccttctccatcttctctaGGACTACTGGCCATGAAACGCCATGAGCCAGAGCTGATCTCCCCAGCAGGAGCGACGCCACACGAGCTCAAACCCCTCTCGGACCTGGATGGCCAGGAGTGGCTTCGTTTTGTGCTTCCCTTACTTCTCTTCTACCCTAACAGCCCCTCAATGGAAGACCAAGAAGACCTGGCGAGAGTCGTCAAGGGAGCGCTCGCGAAGGCGCTCGTGTACTATTATCCATTGGCCGGGCGGATCCGGGAAGGGCCAGACCATAAGCTCGTGGTGGACTGTACGGGCGAAGGGATTCTGTTTGTGGAGGCTGATGCCGATGTCAGCCTTGAGGAGCTCGGCGACTCCATGCGGCCGCCATGTGGCTTCTTAGACGAGGTGTTGTGCGATGTGGCCGGGTCGGGCGACATCATTGGGTGCCCTCTGTTGTCCGTCCAA GTGACTCGCTTGAGATGCGGGGGCTTCATCCTCGGAATCCGACTCAATCACACAGTCAGCGATATCTTCGGACTTAAACAGTTCCTAGAGGCAGCTGCGGAACTAGCCCGAGGCGCACATGTGCCGTCGCGGCTACCTGTTTGGCAGAGAGAGATCCTCAACGCGCGAGACCCGCCGCGAGTGACATGCACACACCATGAGTTCGAGGACATTGTCATCGACACCGGAAGTGCGGCCACAATGTCGGACCCCAAGAACATGGCCCACAGATCGTTCTTTTTCGGCCCGCGGGAAGTGGCATCGATCAAGAAACGCCTCCCTCACCATCTAGTCTCAAGATCCTCCACCTACGAGTTACTCACGGCATGCCTTTGGAAGTGCCGCACGATTGCACTTGAGATCAAGCCGGACGAAGTAGTCCGCCTCTCATGCGTGATCAATGCGCGAGGCCTCGGCATGCCTCGTGGTTATTATGGGAGCACTTCAGTGATCGCAATGGTACTCTCAAAGGCGGGCCATCTGTGTACTAGTCCACTAGGGTATGCCGTCGAGCTAGTGAAGAAAGCGAAGGAGATGGTGAGCGAAGAATACGTAAGGTCCTCTATCGATGCGTCAGTAATCAAGGGAAGGCCGAAGCACATGACTGTTCGGAACTATGCGGTTAGCAACACGACCAAGGTCGGGTTCGAAGAGGCTGATTTCGGGTGGGGGACGCTGGTGCACGGCAGTGTCGCCAGCGCTTTTCCATGGATAAGCAGTTACGTGAAgtaa
- the LOC104446198 gene encoding alcohol acyl transferase 1 allele GSd gives MENSEPESKRSGVTRLKCGAFILGIRLNHAISNSLGLKQFLEAATELARGAGAPSQLPVWRREILKARDPPRVTCTHPEFEDTVDAGSAVAMSDPTNMAHGSFFFGPWEVASIKQHLPHHLVPKCSTFELLTACLWKCRTIALEVEPDNVVRLSCVINARGLDVPRGYYGSTSVKATVLSKAGHLCTSPLGYAVELVRKAKEKVSEEYIRFSIDASVVKGGPKHTTIWDYVVADTTKVGFEAVDFEWGKPVYASVAGAIPLTIIYVKYKLRV, from the exons ATGGAGAATTCCGAGCCAGAGTCAAAGAGATCCGGA GTGACCCGTTTGAAATGTGGGGCCTTCATCCTCGGAATCCGACTCAATCACGCAATTAGCAACTCCCTCGGCCTGAAACAATTCCTAGAGGCAGCTACGGAACTCGCACGAGGCGCTGGTGCGCCGTCTCAGCTGCCAGTTTGGCGGAGAGAGATCCTTAAGGCGCGAGACCCGCCGCGGGTGACGTGCACGCACCCTGAGTTCGAGGACACCGTCGACGCTGGAAGTGCGGTCGCAATGTCAGACCCCACCAACATGGCGCACGGGTCATTCTTTTTCGGCCCGTGGGAAGTGGCGTCGATCAAGCAACACCTCCCTCACCACCTAGTCCCGAAATGCTCCACGTTCGAGCTACTCACGGCGTGTCTATGGAAGTGCCGCACGATCGCGCTTGAAGTCGAGCCGGACAACGTCGTCCGCCTCTCGTGCGTGATCAATGCACGAGGCCTCGATGTGCCTCGTGGTTATTATGGGAGCACGTCGGTGAAGGCAACTGTACTTTCAAAGGCGGGCCATCTGTGTACTAGTCCGCTGGGGTACGCAGTCGAGTTAGTGAGGAAGGCCAAGGAGAAGGTAAGTGAAGAATACATAAGGTTCTCTATCGATGCGTCGGTAGTCAAGGGAGGACCAAAGCACACAACCATTTGGGACTACGTGGTCGCCGACACAACCAAGGTTGGGTTCGAAGCGGTTGATTTCGAATGGGGGAAGCCCGTGTACGCCAGTGTCGCTGGTGCAATTCCTTTGACAATCATCTATGTGAAATACAAACTGAGAGTGTGA
- the LOC104446199 gene encoding alcohol acyl transferase 1 allele RGb: MASPPPSPSSLGLLAVKRHEPELIFPAGATPRELKPLSDLEGQEWFRILLPLLLFYPNSPSMEGREDPVRVVKGALAKALVYYYPLAGRIREGPDHKLLVDCTGEGILFVEADADVSLEELSDSMQPPCGFLDEVLCDVAGSGDIIGCPLLSVQVTRLRCGGFILGIRLNHTISDSFGLKQFLEAAAELARGAHVPSRLPVWQREILNARDPPRVTCTHHEFEDIVIDTGSAAIMSDPKNMAHRSFFFGPREVTSIKKRLPHHLVSRSSTYELLTACLWKCRTIALEIKPDEVVRLSCVINAPGLGVPRGYYGSTSVIAMVLSKAGHLCTSPLGYAVELVKKAKEMVGQEYVRSSIDASVIKGGLKHTTVRNYVVSNTTKVGFEEADFGWGTPVHGSVASAFPWMSIYVKYKTRKGEEGIVVPMMLPERAMQRFQEALAKMIDEGTAADDHCGGDSTTIRSKL, from the exons ATGGCTTCACCACcaccttctccatcttctctgGGACTACTGGCCGTGAAACGCCATGAGCCGGAGCTGATCTTCCCGGCAGGAGCGACACCACGCGAGCTCAAACCCCTCTCGGACCTGGAGGGCCAGGAGTGGTTTCGTATTCTGCTTCCTTTACTTCTCTTCTACCCAAACAGCCCCTCAATGGAAGGCCGAGAAGACCCGGTGAGAGTCGTCAAGGGAGCGCTCGCGAAGGCGCTCGTGTACTATTACCCGTTGGCCGGGCGGATCCGGGAAGGGCCAGACCATAAGCTCCTGGTGGACTGTACGGGCGAAGGGATTCTGTTTGTGGAGGCTGATGCCGACGTCAGCCTCGAGGAGCTCAGCGACTCCATGCAGCCGCCATGTGGCTTCTTAGACGAGGTGTTGTGCGATGTGGCCGGGTCGGGCGACATCATTGGGTGCCCTCTGTTGTCGGTCCAA GTGACTCGCTTGAGATGTGGGGGCTTCATTCTCGGAATCCGACTCAATCACACAATCAGCGATTCCTTCGGACTTAAACAGTTCCTAGAGGCAGCTGCGGAACTCGCCCGAGGTGCCCATGTGCCGTCACGGCTACCCGTTTGGCAGAGAGAGATCCTCAACGCGCGAGACCCGCCGCGAGTGACATGCACACACCATGAGTTCGAGGACATTGTCATCGACACCGGAAGTGCGGCCATAATGTCGGACCCCAAGAACATGGCCCACAGATCGTTCTTTTTCGGCCCGCGGGAAGTGACATCGATCAAGAAACGCCTCCCTCACCATCTAGTCTCGAGATCCTCCACCTACGAGTTACTCACGGCATGCCTTTGGAAGTGCCGCACGATTGCACTTGAGATCAAGCCGGACGAAGTAGTCCGCCTCTCATGCGTGATCAATGCGCCAGGCCTCGGCGTGCCTCGTGGTTATTATGGGAGCACTTCGGTGATCGCAATGGTACTCTCAAAGGCGGGCCATCTCTGTACTAGTCCACTAGGGTATGCCGTCGAGCTAGTGAAGAAAGCGAAGGAGATGGTGGGCCAAGAATACGTAAGGTCCTCTATCGATGCATCAGTAATCAAGGGAGGGCTGAAGCACACGACTGTTCGGAACTACGTGGTTAGTAACACGACCAAGGTTGGGTTCGAAGAGGCTGATTTCGGGTGGGGGACGCCGGTGCACGGCAGTGTCGCCAGTGCTTTTCCTTGGATGAGCATTTACGTGAAGtacaaaacaagaaagggaGAGGAGGGGATTGTGGTGCCGATGATGTTGCCGGAGAGAGCTATGCAAAGATTTCAAGAAGCGTTGGCGAAAATGATTGACGAAGGGACGGCGGCTGACGATCATTGTGGTGGGGATTCGACTACGATTAGATCAAAACTCTAG